Proteins co-encoded in one Bemisia tabaci chromosome 9, PGI_BMITA_v3 genomic window:
- the LOC140225498 gene encoding zinc finger MYM-type protein 1-like, giving the protein MTGKASGFRKRPSGAESKRKAVEKERREQDVLQKTRKLDLFFSSNKRAKADDSEAISSRHNENYVISGDCDDEADDNGSGGGCCGGGIGDGNDGIGDGNDGIGDSFVCTDSAADRPQEAQCPEVVPSLSISEGGDVAAVMSAPAPYRIADSSSASFTQCERPSDDPFFWKVNEETVNFFLKNDFNQNIDGDFLKSARTYTDGDRVRKRYCNLEFFKRKLQNGISISRANLVYSPSQGSIYCAPCMLFNRGATKFSSETGFSDWAHARDRIADHENSSSHRDCLIKFRDCKNEIGRIDHELRVQITKEQEYWKNVLRRVVSVIKKLASRGLAFRGTDETFGSVSNGNFMMCLELISEYDPFLADHIARHGSTGRGNVSYLSSTIYEELIELMGKSVLEHVVKLVKIAKYYAVIVDSTRDLNKKDQLTLLVRYVNTTGIPEERFLTFIENCGHTGEEMAESVLKYLAFVDLSIEDCRGQSYDNAANMSGKFKGLQARLKAANSVITYVPCALHSMNLSGSSAAESCKMTVVYFDFLQSVYNFISSSTHRWAIFLSFCEEEKDSRTLKTLSSTRFNAREKACEALNSSAKSLAKTLQCLADDESLKEVDRIKARAFLRQLRSFDIIFMSIVWKAIFLRFGKILHDIQSKQMHVSRALSLYDSLVGFLEELKTSFPTYFETAKEKHRELRSFKNDDTGDESGEADERPKRHRRRKRFFDDSEDEEEQEVQADEEINGELANQSFNIILQTLIDDVRERAAAYREFALKFSFLTELPSLESAQISEATAQLIQAYKEDLESSLFEECLHLKSYLNQLAASTTSNSEALGLTDLSLSKLYQFLIEKNLQDVYPNVSIALHIYLTVPVTNCSAERSFSAMGRVHNYLRTSQQQERLVNVAIMSMESDITMQLDFEDIIEKFARAKARKKNF; this is encoded by the coding sequence atgactGGTAAAGCTAGTGGATTCAGAAAAAGACCCAGTGGAGCCGAAAGTAAAAGAAAGGCGGTTGAAAAGGAACGAAGAGAACAAGATGTGCTCCAGAAAACGCGTAAGCtagacttatttttttcttccaacaaGCGTGCTAAAGCTGATGATAGTGAAGCCATTAGTAGCCgtcacaatgaaaattatgtcATTTCGGGTGACTGTGATGATGAAGCTGATGATAATGGTAGTGGTGGTGGTTGTTGTGGTGGTGGCATAGGTGATGGCAATGATGGCATAGGTGATGGCAATGATGGCATAGGTGATAGCTTCGTCTGCACAGATTCAGCAGCTGATAGACCCCAAGAGGCCCAGTGTCCAGAGGTGGTGCCAAGCTTATCGATTTCAGAGGGCGGCGACGTTGCTGCAGTCATGTCGGCTCCCGCTCCATACAGAATTGCTGACAGCAGTTCTGCTTCATTTACGCAGTGCGAAAGGCCCAGTGATGACccctttttttggaaagttaatgaagaaactgtgaatttttttttgaaaaatgactttaATCAGAATATTGatggagattttttaaaatcagcaCGTACTTACACGGACGGTGACCGGGTCAGGAAAAGATATTgtaatttggaatttttcaagagaaagtTACAAAACGGCATATCCATTTCCCGTGCAAATCTTGTGTATTCGCCTAGCCAGGGATCCATTTACTGTGCTCCATGTATGCTTTTCAATAGAGGTGCAACGAAATTTTCATCCGAAACAGGGTTTAGTGATTGGGCTCACGCTAGAGATAGAATCGCGGATCATGAAAATTCTTCTTCTCACAGAGATTGCCTCATTAAATTCAGGgattgcaaaaatgaaattggacGCATAGACCATGAGCTCCGTGTCCAAATTACTAAAGAACAAGAATATTGGAAAAATGTTCTCAGAAGAGTAGTGTCAGTGATTAAAAAGTTAGCCTCTCGAGGGCTTGCATTCCGCGGCACTGATGAGACATTCGGCTCGGTATCAAATGGAAATTTCATGATGTGTTTAGAACTGATCAGTGAATATGATCCATTTCTAGCCGATCATATAGCTCGGCACGGTTCAACCGGTAGAGGCAACGTTTCTTACCTCTCTTCGACTATTTACGAGGAACTGATTGAACTTATGGGAAAATCTGTCCTAGAACACGTGGTTAAATtagtgaaaattgcaaaatattacGCGGTCATTGTTGACTCCACTcgtgatttaaataaaaaagatcagCTCACCCTACTTGTTCGCTACGTTAACACTACTGGCATACCCGAAGAACGATTTTTAACTTTCATAGAAAATTGCGGTCACACGGGAGAAGAAATGGCAGAGAGTGTGCTTAAATACTTAGCTTTTGTTGATTTATCGATTGAAGATTGTCGGGGTCAATCTTACGACAACGCTGCTAACATGAGTGGGAAATTTAAAGGGTTACAAGCGCGCTTGAAAGCTGCCAACTCTGTAATAACGTACGTTCCGTGTGCTCTCCATTCTATGAATCTAAGCGGCTCTTCAGCAGCCGAAAGTTGTAAAATGACGGtagtttattttgattttttgcaaagtGTATACAATTTTATCTCTAGCTCCACTCACCGGTGGgctatttttttatctttttgcgaAGAGGAGAAAGACAGTCGCACACTGAAAACTTTGAGCAGCACAAGATTTAATGCTCGCGAAAAAGCTTGTGAAGCTCTGAATTCGAGTGCTAAATCTCTGGCCAAAACTCTTCAATGTTTGGCCGATGATGAATCTTTAAAAGAGGTCGATCGCATCAAAGCAAGAGCTTTTTTGCGGCAGCTGAGAAGTTTCGATATCATTTTTATGTCCATCGTTTGGAAGGCGATTTTCCttcgatttggaaaaattttacatgataTTCAAAGTAAACAGATGCATGTATCAAGAGCTCTCTCTCTGTACGACTCCCTAgtcggttttttggaagaattaaAGACATCATTTCCGACTTATTTCGAAACGGCCAAAGAAAAACACCGCGAGCTTCGTTCTTTCAAAAATGATGACACCGGAGATGAAAGCGGGGAGGCCGATGAACGGCCAAAACGGCACAGGAGAAGAAAGAGATTTTTTGACGACTCTGAAGATGAGGAAGAGCAGGAAGTCCAGGCGGACGAAGAAATCAACGGAGAACTAGCTAATCAGAGCTTCAATATCATTTTGCAGACTTTGATTGATGACGTAAGGGAAAGGGCTGCAGCCTATAGGGAGTTTGCTCTTAAATTTAGTTTTCTCACCGAACTTCCTTCCCTTGAGAGTGCACAGATTTCAGAAGCAACAGCCCAGTTAATACAGGCTTATAAAGAAGACCTTGAAAGCTCTCTTTTCGAAGAGTGCCTTCATTTGAAGAGTTACTTAAATCAGTTAGCTGCCTCAACTACTTCAAATTCTGAAGCTCTCGGCCTTACAGACCTGTCCTTGTCAAAActttatcaatttttgatcgaaaaaaatttgcaggACGTATACCCAAATGTTTCAATTGCATTACATATATACCTCACTGTACCAGTGACTAATTGCTCGGCGGAACGATCTTTCTCCGCTATGGGGCGAGTCCACAATTATCTACGGACATCTCAGCAGCAGGAGAGACTCGTAAATGTCGCAATCATGTCAATGGAATCCGACATCACCATGCAATTGGATTTCGAGGACATAATAGAGAAGTTCGCGCGTGCTAAGGCgaggaagaaaaatttctaG